One window from the genome of Cyprinus carpio isolate SPL01 chromosome B1, ASM1834038v1, whole genome shotgun sequence encodes:
- the LOC109097101 gene encoding N-acetyllactosaminide beta-1,3-N-acetylglucosaminyltransferase 2-like isoform X2 — protein sequence MNSNWKTTKVLGLLMLANVLIYVAVEVSRSYGQSRDNRGKLTPKKFWKKPEVSPAYWNRVQNRLDDIYYLPLANGSEAPQDFRGIPRWLNRTSPCKPDSRVKTEIEDFKSLPQRFQDFLLYMGCRSYPLITDAPNVCSEPPYLLLAVKSIAAHFDRRQAIRESWGRAGILDGRRIATVFLLGSMVATDHFPNLSDMVKHEAALYGDVLQWDYRDSFFNLTLKEVLFLEWFWTHCGSAKYVFKGDDDVFVNTRHMLAYLGNFSVSKTQDLFVGDVISNAGPHRTRHLKYYIPESVFRGVYPPYAGGGGYLYSGNLGLRLRTISRLVTLYPIDDVYTGMCLKRLGLVPEKHKGFNTFDIDEKHRENPCAYKSLILVHPRSPQDMIKIWSWINDPEAKCYIAPTTQAKGGMRRNKSK from the coding sequence ATGAACAGCAACTGGAAGACCACCAAGGTGCTGGGATTGCTGATGTTAGCCAACGTCCTCATCTACGTCGCGGTGGAAGTGTCCCGAAGCTATGGGCAGAGCCGAGACAATCGAGGGAAACTGACGCCCAAAAAGTTCTGGAAGAAGCCGGAGGTCAGTCCGGCTTACTGGAATCGTGTGCAGAACCGTCTTGATGACATCTACTACCTGCCACTTGCAAATGGCAGCGAAGCCCCTCAGGACTTTCGGGGAATCCCACGTTGGCTGAATCGCACGAGTCCCTGTAAGCCGGACAGCAGGGTGAAGACAGAGATCGAAGACTTTAAGTCCCTACCGCAGCGATTCCAGGACTTCTTGTTGTATATGGGATGTAGGTCGTACCCCTTGATAACGGACGCACCCAACGTTTGTTCTGAACCGCCGTACCTCTTGCTTGCAGTGAAGTCCATTGCAGCACATTTCGACCGACGGCAGGCCATCCGGGAATCATGGGGCCGCGCTGGGATCCTCGACGGCCGGCGCATTGCGACGGTGTTCCTACTTGGCAGCATGGTAGCGACAGACCACTTCCCGAACTTGTCGGACATGGTCAAGCATGAAGCAGCATTGTACGGCGACGTCCTTCAGTGGGATTATCGAGACTCGTTCTTCAATCTCACCTTAAAGGAAGTGCTCTTTTTGGAGTGGTTTTGGACTCATTGTGGTTCTGCCAAGTATGTGTTCAAAGGCGACGACGACGTTTTTGTCAATACGAGGCATATGCTGGCTTACCTTGGCAACTTTTCTGTGTCCAAGACACAGGACCTTTTTGTTGGCGATGTGATCTCCAATGCCGGACCACACCGGACCAGACACCTCAAGTATTACATCCCCGAGAGCGTGTTTCGAGGAGTTTACCCACCGTATGCCGGAGGCGGAGGCTACCTGTATTCTGGGAATCTGGGGCTGCGGTTAAGAACGATCTCTCGTCTGGTCACATTGTACCCGATAGACGACGTCTACACTGGGATGTGTCTGAAGAGACTGGGACTAGTACCGGAGAAACACAAGGGCTTTAACACCTTTGACATTGACGAGAAGCACAGAGAGAATCCTTGTGCTTACAAAAGTCTGATTCTGGTCCATCCCAGGAGCCCACAGGACATGATAAAGATCTGGTCTTGGATTAATGACCCAGAAGCTAAATGTTACATCGCACCTACAACGCAAGCGAAGGGCGGAATGCGACGcaacaaaagcaaatag
- the LOC109097101 gene encoding N-acetyllactosaminide beta-1,3-N-acetylglucosaminyltransferase 2-like isoform X1, whose protein sequence is MVWSLKQREILGSIYQTLADMQQVHPLMFRYSYRRRKPRRFTPDSLMDLTLDLPCRCPRCGEGIFKMNSNWKTTKVLGLLMLANVLIYVAVEVSRSYGQSRDNRGKLTPKKFWKKPEVSPAYWNRVQNRLDDIYYLPLANGSEAPQDFRGIPRWLNRTSPCKPDSRVKTEIEDFKSLPQRFQDFLLYMGCRSYPLITDAPNVCSEPPYLLLAVKSIAAHFDRRQAIRESWGRAGILDGRRIATVFLLGSMVATDHFPNLSDMVKHEAALYGDVLQWDYRDSFFNLTLKEVLFLEWFWTHCGSAKYVFKGDDDVFVNTRHMLAYLGNFSVSKTQDLFVGDVISNAGPHRTRHLKYYIPESVFRGVYPPYAGGGGYLYSGNLGLRLRTISRLVTLYPIDDVYTGMCLKRLGLVPEKHKGFNTFDIDEKHRENPCAYKSLILVHPRSPQDMIKIWSWINDPEAKCYIAPTTQAKGGMRRNKSK, encoded by the exons ATGGTGTGGAGTCTGAAACAGAGAGAAATCTTGGGTTCGATATATCAAACATTGGCTGATATGCAGCAGGTTCATCCCTTAATGTTCAGGTACAGTTACAGGAGGAGAAAGCCTAGACGCTTCACACCGGACTCACTCATGGATCTCACCCTAGACTTACCCTGCAGATGTCCTCGCT GTGGTGAGGGCATCTTCAAGATGAACAGCAACTGGAAGACCACCAAGGTGCTGGGATTGCTGATGTTAGCCAACGTCCTCATCTACGTCGCGGTGGAAGTGTCCCGAAGCTATGGGCAGAGCCGAGACAATCGAGGGAAACTGACGCCCAAAAAGTTCTGGAAGAAGCCGGAGGTCAGTCCGGCTTACTGGAATCGTGTGCAGAACCGTCTTGATGACATCTACTACCTGCCACTTGCAAATGGCAGCGAAGCCCCTCAGGACTTTCGGGGAATCCCACGTTGGCTGAATCGCACGAGTCCCTGTAAGCCGGACAGCAGGGTGAAGACAGAGATCGAAGACTTTAAGTCCCTACCGCAGCGATTCCAGGACTTCTTGTTGTATATGGGATGTAGGTCGTACCCCTTGATAACGGACGCACCCAACGTTTGTTCTGAACCGCCGTACCTCTTGCTTGCAGTGAAGTCCATTGCAGCACATTTCGACCGACGGCAGGCCATCCGGGAATCATGGGGCCGCGCTGGGATCCTCGACGGCCGGCGCATTGCGACGGTGTTCCTACTTGGCAGCATGGTAGCGACAGACCACTTCCCGAACTTGTCGGACATGGTCAAGCATGAAGCAGCATTGTACGGCGACGTCCTTCAGTGGGATTATCGAGACTCGTTCTTCAATCTCACCTTAAAGGAAGTGCTCTTTTTGGAGTGGTTTTGGACTCATTGTGGTTCTGCCAAGTATGTGTTCAAAGGCGACGACGACGTTTTTGTCAATACGAGGCATATGCTGGCTTACCTTGGCAACTTTTCTGTGTCCAAGACACAGGACCTTTTTGTTGGCGATGTGATCTCCAATGCCGGACCACACCGGACCAGACACCTCAAGTATTACATCCCCGAGAGCGTGTTTCGAGGAGTTTACCCACCGTATGCCGGAGGCGGAGGCTACCTGTATTCTGGGAATCTGGGGCTGCGGTTAAGAACGATCTCTCGTCTGGTCACATTGTACCCGATAGACGACGTCTACACTGGGATGTGTCTGAAGAGACTGGGACTAGTACCGGAGAAACACAAGGGCTTTAACACCTTTGACATTGACGAGAAGCACAGAGAGAATCCTTGTGCTTACAAAAGTCTGATTCTGGTCCATCCCAGGAGCCCACAGGACATGATAAAGATCTGGTCTTGGATTAATGACCCAGAAGCTAAATGTTACATCGCACCTACAACGCAAGCGAAGGGCGGAATGCGACGcaacaaaagcaaatag
- the LOC109097194 gene encoding COMM domain-containing protein 1, producing MADADSQRCVSALLNGITQRLYYGNTEITEEFLKNELYAEMTQDEFRALHDKMRSLLKSIASADMDQAQLEAFLTAQTRKQGGSGVTPEQAAALARFWKAHRTRVRESLLAQSRWEPGLRGLKWRVDLHTSASRGQVSNSPVALVELELGRAGESSEFVCLEFDEQKVNLVLKKMAELQESIDSVVHRS from the exons ATGGCTGACGCGGACAGCCAGAGGTGTGTGAGCGCTTTATTGAACGGAATCACGCAGAGACTCTACTACGGTAATACCGAAATCACGGAGGAGTTTCTGAAGAATGAGCTGTACGCGGAGATGACGCAGGACGAGTTCCGCGCGCTGCATGACAAGATGAGGTCGCTTCTGAAG tcCATCGCGTCAGCGGACATGGATCAGGCGCAGCTGGAAGCGTTCCTCACTGCGCAGACGCGTAAGCAGGGCGGCAGCGGCGTGACCCCGGAGCAGGCGGCTGCTCTGGCACGCTTCTGGAAGGCCCACCGGACGCGGGTACGAGAGAGTCTGCTGGCTCAGAGTCGCTGGGAGCCCGGCCTCCGGGGCCTGAAGTGGAGGGTGGACCTGCACACGTCTGCCAGCAGGGGGCAGGTGTCCAACAGCCCCGTGGCCCTGGTGGAGCTAGAGCTCGGCCGCGCCGGAGAG AgctctgagtttgtgtgtttggAGTTTGATGAGCAGAAGGTGAATCTGGTGCTGAAGAAGATGGCAGAACTTCAGGAGAGCATCGACAGCGTGGTGCACCGCAGCTAG